A portion of the Polaribacter cellanae genome contains these proteins:
- the prfA gene encoding peptide chain release factor 1 has translation MLEKIRIVKQRYDEVSDLIIQPDVITDQKRYAQLMKEYKDLGDVVKKGEEYQELTDNIEEAKEIIADGSDAEMTEMAKMQLEEANTRIPQLEEEIKFLLIPKDPEDSKNAVVELRAGTGGDEASIFAGDLFRMYSKYCENKGWKVSTVDYSEGTNGGFKEIQFEVTGDDVYGILKFEAGVHRVQRVPQTETQGRVHTSAATCMVFPEAEEFDVEINPKDVRIDFFCSSGPGGQSVNTTYSAVRLTHIPTGLVAQCQDQKSQHKNKEKAFKVLRSRLYDMELAKKNAEDALKRGSMVSSGDRSAKIRTYNYAQGRVTDHRIGLSLYDLPNIMNGDIQKIIDELMLAENTEKLKELGDGI, from the coding sequence ATGTTAGAAAAAATAAGAATTGTTAAGCAGCGTTATGATGAGGTTTCGGATTTAATTATTCAGCCAGATGTAATTACAGATCAAAAACGGTATGCGCAATTAATGAAGGAGTATAAAGATTTAGGCGATGTCGTTAAAAAAGGCGAAGAATACCAAGAATTAACAGACAATATAGAAGAGGCGAAGGAGATAATTGCTGATGGTTCTGATGCAGAAATGACAGAAATGGCAAAGATGCAATTGGAAGAAGCCAATACTCGAATTCCGCAATTAGAAGAGGAAATTAAGTTTTTGTTAATTCCAAAAGATCCAGAAGATTCTAAAAATGCAGTGGTAGAATTGCGTGCAGGAACTGGTGGAGATGAAGCTAGTATTTTTGCTGGAGATTTGTTTAGAATGTATTCTAAATATTGCGAAAACAAAGGTTGGAAAGTGTCTACTGTAGATTATTCTGAAGGAACCAATGGTGGATTTAAGGAAATTCAGTTCGAAGTAACTGGAGACGATGTTTATGGAATTTTAAAGTTTGAAGCTGGTGTGCATCGTGTACAAAGAGTTCCGCAAACAGAAACACAAGGACGTGTGCATACTTCTGCAGCAACTTGTATGGTGTTTCCAGAAGCAGAGGAGTTTGATGTGGAAATAAACCCGAAAGATGTAAGAATTGATTTTTTCTGCTCTTCAGGTCCTGGAGGTCAGTCTGTAAATACAACTTATTCTGCAGTTCGTTTAACGCACATTCCAACTGGTTTGGTGGCACAATGTCAAGACCAGAAATCGCAACATAAAAACAAAGAGAAAGCATTTAAAGTTTTGCGTTCTCGTTTGTATGATATGGAACTTGCCAAGAAAAACGCAGAAGACGCTCTAAAACGTGGTTCTATGGTTTCTTCTGGAGATAGAAGTGCGAAGATTAGAACGTATAATTACGCACAAGGTAGAGTTACAGACCATAGAATTGGTTTGTCTTTATATGATTTGCCAAATATTATGAATGGAGATATTCAAAAAATTATTGATGAATTAATGTTGGCAGAAAACACCGAGAAATTAAAAGAATTAGGAGACGGAATTTAA